The proteins below come from a single Oncorhynchus keta strain PuntledgeMale-10-30-2019 chromosome 1, Oket_V2, whole genome shotgun sequence genomic window:
- the LOC127909552 gene encoding uncharacterized protein LOC127909552: MCLILLVYKISVSLSVSVSLSVSLCLSVSLSLSLSLSLSLSLCLSLSLSLSLCLSLCVSLSVSLSLCLSLSLCLSLSLCLSLFVSLSLSLSLCLSLSLSVSLSVSLSLSLSLSLSLSLSLSLSLSLCLSLSLSLSPVSLSLSLCLSLSLSLCLSLSVSLCLSLSLSVSLSLSLSLCLSLCLSLFVSLSLSLSLCLSLCLSLSLSVSLSVSLSVSLSVSLCLSVSLSVSLSLSLSVSLSLSLSLSLSLSLCLSLCVSLSVSLSLCVSLSVSLSLCVSLFVSLSLSLSLCLSLFVSLSLSLSLCLSLSLSVSLSVSLCLSLSLSLSLSLSLSVSLSVSLSVSLSLSLSVSLSLSLSVSLCLSLSLSVSLSLSLSLSLCLSLSVSLSLSLSLSLCLSLFVSLSLSLSLCLSLSLSLSLSLSLSLSLSVSLSVSLSVSLCLSVSLSVSLSLSLSVSLSLSLSLSLSVSLSLSLSLCLSLCLSLCLSLFVSLSLSLSLCLSLCVSLSLCLSLSLSLSLCLSLSVSLSLSLSLCLSLFVSLSLSLSLCLSLFVSLSLSLSLCLSLFVSLSLSLSLSLSLSLSLSLSVSLSLSLSVSLSLSPVSLSLSLSVSLSLSLSLSLCLSLSLSLSLCLSVSLFVSLSLSLSLCLSLFVSLSLSLSLCLSLFVSLSLSLSLSLSLSLSLSVSLSLSLSLSLCLSLSLSLCLCLCLSLCVSLSVSLSLCVSLSLCLSLCVSLSLCLSLCLSLFVSLSLSLSLCLSLFVSLSLSLSLCLSLSLSVSLSVSLSVSLCLSVSLSVSLSLSLSVSLSLSLSLSLSLSVSLSLSLSLSLCLSLSLSLSLCLSVSLFVSLSLSLSLCLSLFVSLSLSLSLCLSLFVSLSLSLSLSLSLSLSLSVSLSLSLSLSLCLSLSLSLCLCLCLSLCVSLSVSLSLCVSLSLCLSLSLSLSLCLSLSVSLSLSLSLCLSLFVSLSCLSLFVSLSLSLSLSLSLSLSLSVSLSLSLSLSLSLSLSLSLSLSVSLCLSLPVSLSLSLSLSLRLSLSLSLSLSLCLSLSLRLSLCLSLSPSLSLSISANAS; this comes from the coding sequence ATGTGTCTGATTTTATTGGTATAtaaaatctctgtctctctctctgtctctgtctctctctctgtctctctctgtctctctgtctctctctctctctctctctctctctctttgtctctctctctgtgtctctctctctctttgtctctctctctgtgtctctctctctgtgtctctctctctgtgtctctctctctctgtctctctctctctctctgtctctctctctctctttgtctctctctctttgtctctctctctttgtctctctctctttgtctctctctctctctctctgtctctctctctgtctctctctctctctctctgtctctctctctgtctctctctctgtctctctctctgtctctctctctctgtctctctctgtctctctctctctctcctgtctctctctctctgtctctctgtctctctctctctctctctctctgtctctctctctctgtctctctctgtctctctctctctctctctgtctctctgtctctctctttgtctctctgtctctctctttgtctctctctctttgtctctctctctttgtctctctctctttgtctctctctttgtctctctctctctctctctgtctctctctctgtctctctctctgtctctctctctgtctctctctgtctctctgtctctctctctgtctctctctctctgtctctctctgtctctctctctctctctctgtctctgtctctgtctctctctctgtgtctctctctctgtgtctctctctctgtgtctctctctctctgtgtctctctctctgtgtctctctctctctgtgtctctctctttgtctctctctctttgtctctctctctttgtctctctctctttgtctctctctctttgtctctctctctttgtctctctctctctctctctgtctctctctctgtctctctctgtctctctctgtctctctctctgtctctctctctgtctctctctgtctctctctctgtctctctctctgtctctctctctctgtctctctctgtctctctctctctgtctctctctgtctctctctgtctctctctctctctctctgtctctctctctctgtctctctctctctctctctgtctctctctctctgtctctctctctctgtctctctctctctctctttgtctctctctctttgtctctctctctttgtctctctctctttgtctctctctctctctctctctgtctctctctctgtctctctctctgtctctctctgtctctctctctgtctctctctctgtctctctctgtctctctgtctctctctctgtctctctctctctgtctctctctgtctctctctctctctccctgtctctctctctctctgtctctctctctctctctctgtctctctgtctctctctttgtctctctctttgtctctctctctttgtctctctctctttgtctctctctctttgtctctctctctgtgtctctctctctctgtgtctctctctctctttgtctctctctctgtgtctctctctctctgtgtctctctctctgtctctctctctttgtctctctctctttgtctctctctctttgtctctctctctttgtctctctctctttgtctctctctctttgtctctctctctttgtctctctctctttgtctctctctctttgtctctctctctgtctctctctctgtctctctctctgtctctctctgtctctctctctctgtctctctctgtctctctctctctctcccctgtctctctctctctgtctctctctgtctctctctctctctctctgtctctctctctctgtctctctctgtctctctctctctctctctgtctctctgtctctctctttgtctctctctctttgtctctctctctttgtctctctctctttgtctctctctctttgtctctctctctttgtctctctctctttgtctctctctctctctctctgtctctctctctgtctctctctctgtctctctctgtctctctgtctctctctctgtctctctctctctgtctctctctgtctctctctctctgtctctgtctctgtctctctctctgtgtctctctctctgtgtctctctctctctgtgtctctctctctctttgtctctctctctgtgtctctctctctctgtgtctctctctttgtctctctctctttgtctctctctctttgtctctctctctttgtctctctctctttgtctctctctctttgtctctctctctttgtctctctctctctctctctgtctctctctctgtctctctctctgtctctctctgtctctctgtctctctctctgtctctctctctctgtctctctctgtctctctctctctctccctgtctctctctctgtctctctctgtctctctctctctctctctctctctctctctctgtctctctctgtctctctctctctctctctgtctctctgtctctctctttgtctctctctctttgtctctctctctttgtctctctctctttgtctctctctctttgtctctctctctttgtctctctctctttgtctctctctctctctctctgtctctctctctgtctctctctctgtctctctctgtctctctgtctctctctctgtctctctctctctgtctctctctgtctctctctctctgtctctgtctctgtctctctctctgtgtctctctctctgtgtctctctctctctgtgtctctctctctctgtgtctctctctctctttgtctctctctctgtgtctctctctctctgtgtctctctctctgtctctctctctttgtctctctctctttgtctctctctcttgtctctctctctttgtctctctctctttgtctctctctctctctctgtctctctctctgtctctctctgtctctctgtctctctctctgtctctctctctctctctctctctctctctctctctctctctctctgtctctctctgtctctctctccctgtctctctctctctctctctctctctgtctctccgtctctctctctctctctctctgtctctctctctctgtctctctctgtctctccgtctctctctctgtctctctctctctccgtctctgtctctctcgattTCTGCAAATGCTTCCTAA
- the ppp1r13l gene encoding relA-associated inhibitor, whose translation MSSQNRYASSMFQTMDEDLNASLAQADELSREFTSLLQEVSPSTQSVSQTTSDAVIPREMPQPSTSERQTGGGSSSLPYSSSSTLPYSSSSTLPYSPSSSSLPYSPSSSSLPYSPSSSSTLPYSPSSSSLPYSPISSSTLPYSPSSNLDSMFSSSKVMPSSYGQLTPPNRSPRTQRRASPSSSRRMTYDRSPRGSISYIDSNHSPPSPAPGYDQSHRGRVQPSHSNLLSPYDSATMGRTSPRLGRSHSPCKFSQPAASSTLPRNFVSFSQSDDVMQRPKNQGKWNETDLDAASHKKKPHHSYDKTEWLRPLVPNTNWRESNLDGPSPSKKDTLPRSHQSTHSSLPRNTRITVPPDSSSLYHAPPQPIISRISIPPCSSSSQPPRQHRPIPLSVIMRLQNPYWASSALHPRALGTERDMGLYRHAVPREYRDYLEYREYQPQTQPQTHELRQPAFHGEVLKPGDVDIELERLDPIHQSPMAPDPALPEKGREPERGGGEPQAVAPRPLSPSRLQPVVAAESPDVPDMEELLRIRSEIPRALKRRGSVTPISNLDPNPEPGSQAPVQPQKKPASLQPDHNHKQYKQIMNKLFRRKGLTGQQGGEMGSDYSSSSDGEGDSSTSLSPVTNPVPNTGPNTGPALPEYRVGVRGLWTQIKHSVCVDSKHEVHPCVVCALQMNDPSQPNDEGITALHNAICGGHYSVVDFLVRIGANVSAPDSHGWTPLHCAASCNDLPLCQFLVRNGAAVMAVTESDDATASQKCDPYAMGFEECESFLRGVEEAMGVENSGVLYALWEYPAQEADELGFREGDMVTILQKPDGVDWWWASLCGREGFIPNNYFGLFPKVRPKSLC comes from the exons ATGAGTTCCCAGAACAGATATGCTAGCAGCATGT TCCAGACGATGGACGAGGACCTGAATGCGTCTCTGGCCCAGGCTGATGAGTTATCCAGAGAGTTTACCTCTCTGTTGCAGGAGGTCTCCCCCAGCACACAGTCTGTTTctcag ACTACATCTGATGCTGTGATCCCCAGAGAAATGCCCCAGCCCTCaacctcagagagacagacaggaggaggctccagctctctcccctactcctccaGCTCTACCCTCCCCTACTCCTCCAGCTCTACCCTCCCCTACTCCCCCAGCTCCagctctctcccctactcccccagCTCCagctctctcccctactcccccagCTCCAGCTCTACCCTCCCCTACTCCCCCAGCTCCagctctctcccctactcccccatCTCCAGCTCTACCCTCCCCTACTCCCCCAGCTCCAACCTGGATTCCATGTTCTCCAGCAGTAAGGTGATGCCCTCCTCCTACGGTCAGCTGACCCCTCCCAACCGATCGCCTCGTACCCAGCGTCGTGCGTCTCCTTCTTCGTCTCGCCGAATGACCTATGACCGCAGCCCGCGAGGCTCAATCAGCTATATTGATTCAAACcactcccctccttctcctgctcctgGCTACGATCAATCACATCGGGGGAGGGTACAGCCCTCACACTCCAATCTGCTATCCCCGTATGACTCTGCTACGATGGGTCGGACATCCCCACGACTGGGCCGAAGCCACTCCCCTTGCAAGTTCAGCCAaccagcagcatccagcacccTGCCACGGAACTTTGTGTCTTTCAGCCAGTCTG ATGATGTCATGCAGAGACCGAAGAACCAAGGTAAATGGAACGAGACCGATCTGGACGCGGCATCTCATAAGAAGAAACCTCACCACTCCTACGACA AGACTGAGTGGCTGAGACCGTTGGTGCCAAACACCAACTGGAGAGAATCTAACCTGGATGGCCCTTCCCCCTCTAAGAAG GACACCCTCCCTCGTTCCCACCAGTCCACCCACTCATCTCTGCCCCGTAACACCCGTATTACTGTTCCTCCCGACTCGTCCTCCCTCTACCATGCCCCTCCCCAACCAATCATATCCCGTATCTCCAtccccccctgctcctcctcctcccagcccccccGTCAGCACAgacccatccctctctccgtcATCATGCGGCTCCAGAACCCCTACTGGGCATCGTCTGCCCTCCACCCCCGGGCCCTGGGTACCGAGAGGGATATGGGTCTGTACCGCCATGCTGTACCCAGGGAGTATAGGGATTACCTGGAGTACAGAGAGTACCAGCCACAGACCCAGCCACAGACCCATGAGCTCAGGCAGCCAGCCTTCCACGGGGAAG TGCTGAAACCAGGTGATGTTGACATTGAGTTGGAGCGACTGGACCCAATTCATCAAAGTCCCATGGCCCCTGACCCAGCTCTcccagagaaagggagggagccagagagaggaggaggagaaccccAGGCGGTGGCCCCCAGGCCCCTCAGCCCGTCCAGACTGCAACCAGTGGTGGCTGCAGAGAGCCCAGATGTCCCTGACATGGAAGAGCTGCTTCGGATCCGCTCTGAGATCCCCCGGGCCCTGAAGAGACGTGGCTCTGTGACCCCTATCTCCAATCTTGACCCAAACCCTGAACCGGGGTCACAAG CCCCTGTCCAACCCCAGAAGAAGCCAGCCTCCCTGCAGCCGGACCACAATCACAAACAGTACAAACAGATCATGAATAAACTTTTCCGGAGGAAGGGGTTGACGGGCCAGCAAGGGGGGGAGATGGGGAGTGACTACAGCTCCTCCTCGGATGGAGAAGGGGACAGCTCTACATCCCTCTCCCCTGTCACTAACCCTGTCCCTAACACTGGACCTAACACTGGACCTGCCTTGCCAGAGTACAGGGTA GGGGTAAGGGGGTTGTGGACCCAAATAAAGCATTCAGTGTGTGTTGACAGCAAGCATGAGGTTCACCCCTGCGTGGTCTGTGCCCTGCAGATGAATGACCCGAGCCAGCCGAACGACGAGGGCATCACAGCCCTCCATAATGCCATCTGTGGAGGTCACTACAGCGTGGTGGACTTCCTGGTTCGTATAGGAGCCAACGTCTCCGCCCCAGACAGCCACGGATG GACCCCCCTCCACTGTGCAGCATCCTGTAACGACCTTCCTCTCTGTCAGTTCCTGGTGAGGAACGGAGCAGCCGTCATGGCGGTGACGGAGAGCGATGACGCCACAGCGTCTCAGAAGTGCGACCCGTACGCTATGGGCTTCGAGGAGTGCGAGAGCTTCCTCAGGG gtgTGGAGGAGGCGATGGGTGTGGAGAACAGTGGGGTACTGTATGCCCTGTGGGAGTACCCTGCCCAGGAGGCAGACGAGCTGGGCTTCAGAGAGGGGGACATGGTGACTATCCTCCAGAAGCCTGACGGGGTAGATTGGTGGTGGGCATCACTTTGTGGCCGAGAGGGATTCATACCTAACAACTACTTTGGG CTGTTCCCTAAAGTTCGTCCTAAGTCCCTGTGCTAG